One window of Nostoc sp. C052 genomic DNA carries:
- a CDS encoding serine/threonine-protein kinase — protein MKSPPSSNSWNGRLVGDNQRYRLDRRLGGGGMGEVFLATDTRVGQQVALKLLKDTLVASQEMRKRFEREVAVCAALQSDHIVKISDCGVTPEGFPFYVMEYLRGQTLRQLLLREKRLSVERTVKIMAQVCKGLQLAHQGVTLQREGGKTTEHIQVVHRDLKPDNIFLTPTDLGEWVKVLDFGVAKIRSESSENSNITNITSTFIGTFRYAPPEQIQSDQNLDARGDIYSLGIILYEMLSAADPFGISIKGSHISEASWVLAHAYEPPKPLRSQPGCEHLPVQLEAVVMKCLHKNPANRFATVEELSQALQSAAKFITGNTSVPGQITGRSQSFDNQGSNHETIPRQSNDDTILRPPSAYNQGSNHETIPRQSNDDTILRPPSAYNQGSNHETVPRSFKPIEQNQPEETVPPIQPEYNQGSNHETVPRPFNPVEQNQQSPVNNPNTSKPDVTLYQPRQTSTQGGQQVPPDKTLFQPRQASNQGGQQLPPDKTLFQPRQASNQGGQQVPPDKTLFQPRQASNQGGQQVPPDKTLFQPRPASNQGRPQVPPDVTLYQPRAASHQGRPQVRTDDTIYQPRLNEQLATRITPNFLRILGVILAIGVTLALVTYIYTQSQSRKEPSNQQNLPNNRI, from the coding sequence ATGAAATCCCCACCTTCTTCAAATTCTTGGAATGGTCGCTTAGTAGGTGATAACCAGCGATACCGTTTAGACAGACGGTTAGGCGGGGGTGGCATGGGAGAAGTCTTCCTAGCAACGGATACCCGTGTCGGTCAACAGGTAGCTTTGAAGTTGCTCAAAGATACGCTGGTGGCATCACAAGAAATGAGAAAGCGTTTTGAGCGTGAGGTGGCAGTTTGTGCTGCTTTGCAAAGTGATCATATCGTCAAAATTAGTGACTGTGGTGTAACTCCAGAAGGTTTTCCATTTTATGTGATGGAATATTTGCGGGGGCAAACGCTCAGGCAATTACTGCTGCGCGAAAAGCGGCTATCTGTTGAGCGGACGGTAAAGATTATGGCGCAAGTTTGTAAGGGTCTACAACTTGCTCATCAAGGAGTTACTCTGCAACGGGAAGGTGGCAAAACTACTGAGCATATTCAGGTAGTTCACCGCGACTTAAAGCCAGATAATATATTTTTGACGCCTACAGATTTGGGAGAGTGGGTCAAGGTTTTGGATTTTGGTGTTGCCAAAATTCGTAGTGAATCTTCAGAAAATTCCAATATTACAAATATAACTAGTACATTTATCGGTACGTTTCGTTACGCACCTCCCGAACAAATCCAAAGCGATCAAAACTTGGATGCCAGGGGTGATATTTACAGCTTAGGGATTATCCTTTATGAAATGCTGAGTGCAGCCGATCCATTTGGAATCAGCATTAAGGGTAGTCATATCAGTGAGGCTTCTTGGGTATTGGCTCATGCTTATGAGCCACCAAAACCACTGCGATCGCAACCAGGATGTGAGCATTTACCCGTACAATTGGAAGCCGTGGTGATGAAATGCCTCCACAAAAACCCAGCTAACCGATTTGCAACTGTAGAAGAACTCAGTCAGGCTTTGCAATCTGCTGCCAAATTTATTACGGGCAATACTAGTGTACCCGGACAGATTACTGGGCGATCGCAATCTTTCGACAATCAAGGTTCAAATCACGAAACTATTCCCAGACAATCGAACGACGACACCATTCTGCGTCCTCCATCTGCATACAATCAGGGTTCAAATCACGAAACTATTCCCAGACAATCGAACGACGACACCATTCTGCGTCCTCCATCTGCATACAATCAGGGTTCAAATCACGAAACTGTTCCCAGATCATTTAAGCCGATTGAGCAAAACCAACCTGAAGAAACTGTTCCTCCTATTCAACCTGAGTACAATCAAGGTTCAAATCACGAAACTGTTCCCAGACCGTTTAACCCAGTTGAGCAAAATCAACAGAGTCCTGTGAATAATCCGAACACCAGCAAACCAGACGTAACGTTATATCAACCACGACAGACATCTACTCAAGGTGGACAACAAGTACCACCTGATAAAACACTGTTTCAGCCACGACAGGCATCTAATCAAGGTGGGCAACAATTGCCACCAGATAAAACCCTGTTTCAGCCACGACAGGCATCTAATCAAGGTGGGCAACAAGTGCCACCAGATAAAACCCTGTTTCAGCCACGACAGGCATCTAATCAAGGTGGGCAACAAGTGCCACCAGATAAGACACTGTTTCAACCACGACCAGCGTCTAATCAAGGCAGACCACAAGTGCCACCAGATGTGACGTTGTATCAACCTCGGGCTGCATCTCATCAAGGCAGACCACAAGTGCGAACCGATGACACTATTTACCAACCAAGGCTAAATGAGCAGCTAGCTACGAGAATTACTCCCAATTTCTTGCGAATCCTGGGAGTGATTTTGGCCATTGGAGTGACTTTAGCATTAGTAACCTATATATATACTCAATCGCAATCTCGTAAAGAGCCAAGCAACCAGCAAAATTTACCTAATAACAGAATTTAG
- the mrdA gene encoding penicillin-binding protein 2: MSLFPSLGSKKDTRTVGRGFQSIFLILFTLLMMAGIGARLAYLQIVEGPKLRERAEANRIRMIAKQPERGNIFDRNGKLLASTRYPSSVYLWPMAHTKPSWSVVGPRLAQILNIPQDEMEKKLEQAGANSSSLIRVARDLNEAEITALKEYKNELPEVEINTDSVRYYPHGKELAHVLGYTRELTADQLKDKKEQGYRLGDVIGQMGVEKAYEKALRGEWGGQQVEVDGAGRPIRVIGEKQAKAGNDLHLTIDLDVQKAAEKALGNQRGAIAAIDPKNGAILAMVSYPTFDPNIFSKQKLSQKDWESVQGKDHPLVNRALSAFPPASTFKIVTTTAGLESGEFSPDSILQTFGSLTVGGVTFGEWNHAGFGPLGFPRAIAMSSDTFFYQVGRKVGGPTLIEWSRKYGFGQKTGIEFPNEESKGLVPDEIWKQKVLKTPWTIGDTINMSIGQGALQVTPLQSAIMFAVPANGGYRVKPHLLKDNEEAKSWRESLNMKSETIKVLRDGLRRVVSEGTGKSLNVPTIPPASGKSGTAEAGVGRPNHTWFGAYAPSNKPEIVVVAFGENSGEHGGTICGPMVLQVLEAYFQHKYPGKYQKTQSEGAEAKTQSSGHGTGD; this comes from the coding sequence ATGTCTTTATTCCCATCACTTGGCAGCAAAAAAGATACCCGTACAGTTGGACGTGGTTTCCAATCAATATTTTTAATCCTATTTACCCTATTAATGATGGCTGGGATTGGGGCGCGTTTGGCATATTTGCAAATCGTTGAAGGGCCAAAACTCCGGGAAAGAGCCGAAGCAAACCGAATTCGGATGATTGCCAAACAACCTGAACGGGGCAATATTTTTGACCGGAATGGCAAACTTTTAGCCAGTACTCGCTATCCTAGCTCTGTATATTTGTGGCCGATGGCACATACTAAACCTTCCTGGTCTGTAGTCGGCCCGCGTTTAGCGCAAATTCTCAACATTCCGCAAGATGAGATGGAAAAGAAATTAGAACAAGCAGGTGCTAATTCTTCTTCACTCATCCGGGTTGCTCGCGATCTAAATGAAGCAGAAATCACGGCATTAAAGGAGTATAAGAATGAACTCCCGGAAGTGGAAATTAATACAGACTCGGTGCGTTATTATCCCCACGGCAAGGAATTGGCGCATGTACTAGGTTATACGCGAGAGTTGACTGCCGACCAGTTAAAGGACAAAAAGGAGCAAGGCTACCGACTAGGAGATGTAATTGGTCAGATGGGCGTAGAAAAAGCTTATGAGAAAGCTCTACGGGGCGAATGGGGCGGTCAGCAGGTGGAAGTAGATGGTGCTGGTAGACCAATCCGGGTTATTGGCGAGAAACAGGCAAAAGCTGGTAACGATTTGCACCTAACCATCGATTTAGATGTGCAAAAGGCAGCCGAAAAAGCTTTAGGAAATCAACGAGGTGCGATCGCCGCAATTGATCCGAAGAATGGTGCGATTTTAGCAATGGTATCTTACCCCACCTTTGACCCGAATATCTTCTCCAAACAAAAACTCTCCCAGAAAGATTGGGAAAGCGTGCAAGGTAAAGATCATCCTTTGGTAAATCGTGCCCTGAGTGCCTTTCCTCCCGCCAGTACGTTCAAAATTGTGACTACCACAGCTGGATTGGAATCAGGTGAATTTTCTCCAGACTCAATATTACAGACCTTTGGTTCCCTGACTGTTGGTGGGGTGACATTTGGTGAGTGGAACCACGCCGGATTCGGGCCATTGGGATTTCCCAGAGCGATCGCTATGAGTAGTGATACTTTCTTCTATCAAGTTGGTAGAAAAGTCGGTGGCCCAACTTTAATCGAATGGAGTCGCAAATACGGGTTTGGTCAAAAAACTGGCATTGAATTTCCCAACGAAGAATCAAAAGGTTTGGTTCCAGATGAAATATGGAAGCAGAAAGTTTTGAAGACTCCTTGGACTATTGGCGACACGATTAATATGTCAATTGGTCAAGGCGCTTTGCAGGTGACACCCCTACAATCGGCGATTATGTTTGCTGTCCCTGCGAATGGTGGGTATCGAGTTAAGCCGCATTTGCTCAAAGATAATGAAGAAGCAAAAAGCTGGCGAGAATCCTTAAATATGAAATCGGAAACCATCAAAGTTCTCCGTGACGGACTGCGGAGGGTGGTAAGTGAGGGTACTGGTAAGAGCTTGAATGTGCCCACAATTCCCCCGGCATCTGGAAAGAGTGGCACTGCGGAAGCTGGTGTTGGTCGCCCAAATCATACTTGGTTTGGTGCTTATGCCCCCAGCAATAAGCCGGAAATTGTGGTTGTGGCTTTTGGGGAAAACTCCGGCGAACATGGCGGTACTATTTGTGGGCCGATGGTTTTACAAGTACTGGAAGCTTATTTTCAGCATAAATATCCAGGTAAGTATCAAAAAACTCAGTCTGAAGGAGCAGAGGCGAAAACTCAGAGTTCAGGACATGGCACTGGAGACTAG
- the fba gene encoding class II fructose-bisphosphate aldolase (catalyzes the reversible aldol condensation of dihydroxyacetonephosphate and glyceraldehyde 3-phosphate in the Calvin cycle, glycolysis, and/or gluconeogenesis): MALVPLRLLLDHAAENGYGIPAFNVNNLEQIQAILKAAVETDSPVILQASRGARAYAGENFLRHLILAAVETYPHIPIVMHQDHGNAPATCYSAIKNNFTSVMMDGSLEADAKTPASFEYNVNVTREVVNVAHALGVSVEGELGCLGSLETGAGEAEDGHGFEGTLDHSQLLTDPDEAVEFVEATQVDALAVAIGTSHGAYKFTRKPTGEILAISRIEEIHRRLPNTHLVMHGSSSVPEDLLALINQYGGAIPETYGVPVEEIQKGIKSGVRKVNIDTDNRLAITAAVREALAKKPEEFDPRHFLKPSITYMQKVCAERYQQFGTAGNASKIKQISLEDFAAKYAKGELNVVTKAAAKV, from the coding sequence ATGGCGCTTGTACCACTGCGGCTGCTGTTGGATCACGCAGCTGAAAACGGTTACGGCATTCCAGCTTTCAACGTTAACAATTTGGAGCAGATTCAGGCAATCCTGAAGGCTGCTGTCGAGACAGATAGCCCCGTAATTTTGCAAGCTTCACGCGGCGCTCGTGCTTATGCAGGAGAAAACTTCTTGCGCCACCTAATTTTGGCAGCAGTAGAAACCTATCCTCACATTCCCATTGTCATGCACCAAGATCATGGGAATGCTCCTGCTACCTGCTACTCAGCAATTAAGAACAACTTCACCAGCGTGATGATGGATGGTTCTTTAGAAGCTGATGCTAAGACTCCCGCTAGCTTCGAGTACAACGTTAATGTTACCCGCGAAGTTGTAAATGTAGCTCATGCTTTGGGTGTCAGCGTTGAAGGTGAACTCGGTTGTTTGGGTTCTCTAGAAACTGGTGCTGGTGAAGCTGAAGATGGTCACGGGTTTGAAGGTACACTCGACCACTCTCAACTGCTAACCGACCCTGATGAAGCTGTTGAATTCGTAGAAGCAACCCAAGTAGATGCTTTGGCTGTTGCCATTGGCACTAGCCACGGTGCTTACAAGTTTACCCGCAAGCCGACAGGTGAAATTTTGGCAATCAGCCGCATTGAAGAAATTCACCGCCGTCTGCCTAACACCCACTTGGTAATGCACGGTTCTTCTTCTGTACCTGAAGATTTGCTAGCACTGATTAACCAATATGGTGGTGCAATTCCTGAAACCTACGGTGTACCTGTAGAAGAAATCCAAAAAGGCATTAAGAGTGGTGTACGTAAAGTAAATATCGACACCGACAACCGTTTAGCTATTACTGCTGCTGTCCGTGAAGCTTTGGCTAAAAAACCAGAGGAGTTTGACCCCCGTCACTTCCTCAAGCCTTCCATTACATACATGCAGAAGGTTTGTGCTGAACGCTATCAGCAATTTGGTACTGCTGGCAACGCCAGCAAGATTAAGCAAATTTCTTTGGAAGATTTTGCTGCTAAGTATGCTAAAGGTGAACTCAACGTTGTTACCAAAGCAGCTGCTAAAGTTTAA
- a CDS encoding DUF4350 domain-containing protein, which yields MKRPNRLAWIGAIALFAMVLLSLFAAPNNTKLNAGSTYNHAPDGYGAWYAFMQQQGTSIKRWQKPFSDIKPENSPITLLQVGGETILGSKEREWVEKGNTLVILGAGARVTEAEFSTMQKSPQGNIKIDTSRRNKRAKQEQVDLGDRFGAVVWKENYERGKVIFSTTPYLAANAYQDNLSNFKYLASLVTEKNNTIFVDEYIHGYKDSDVRKKENEGDLSSFFAKTPLLPILVQVGILLLVLIWAQNRRFGKPVALDIPVTDNSEAYIQALAGVLQKADTTDFVVEMVGKQEQLQLQKALGLGQILLEREALINFWIEKTGASAAELDAVLKLQSRKQPISEQDLLSWLGKWRTIRLIRNS from the coding sequence ATGAAACGTCCAAATCGCCTTGCTTGGATCGGAGCGATCGCACTATTTGCGATGGTTCTACTTAGTTTGTTCGCGGCTCCCAATAATACTAAACTTAATGCTGGTTCTACTTATAACCACGCCCCTGATGGCTATGGTGCTTGGTATGCTTTTATGCAACAACAGGGAACTTCTATTAAACGCTGGCAAAAGCCTTTTAGTGATATTAAGCCAGAAAATAGCCCAATTACCCTCCTCCAGGTAGGCGGGGAGACGATACTGGGTAGTAAAGAGCGTGAATGGGTAGAAAAAGGAAATACTTTGGTCATTTTGGGTGCGGGAGCGCGGGTTACTGAAGCGGAGTTTAGCACTATGCAGAAATCTCCCCAGGGTAATATCAAAATTGATACAAGTAGACGAAATAAGAGAGCTAAACAGGAGCAAGTTGATTTAGGCGATCGCTTTGGTGCTGTTGTCTGGAAAGAAAATTACGAACGAGGAAAAGTGATTTTTTCTACCACTCCTTATTTAGCCGCCAATGCTTACCAAGATAATTTAAGTAATTTCAAGTATCTAGCTAGTCTAGTAACTGAAAAAAATAACACAATCTTTGTCGATGAATACATCCACGGTTATAAAGATTCAGATGTCAGGAAGAAAGAAAACGAAGGAGATTTATCTAGCTTTTTTGCTAAAACTCCTTTATTGCCAATATTAGTGCAGGTAGGTATCTTGCTATTAGTGCTAATTTGGGCGCAGAATCGCCGTTTTGGTAAGCCAGTAGCTTTAGATATACCAGTTACAGATAACAGCGAGGCATATATCCAAGCTTTAGCTGGAGTCTTACAGAAAGCTGATACCACCGACTTTGTTGTAGAGATGGTGGGTAAACAAGAACAACTACAACTCCAAAAAGCCTTAGGATTAGGACAAATACTTTTAGAACGTGAAGCCTTGATCAATTTTTGGATCGAAAAAACAGGTGCAAGTGCAGCAGAACTAGATGCAGTTTTAAAGCTACAATCTCGCAAACAACCCATCAGTGAACAAGACCTGTTAAGCTGGTTGGGGAAATGGCGAACCATTAGATTAATTCGTAATTCGTAA
- a CDS encoding MoxR family ATPase, translated as MSETHPILIRLGQSLNQVIVGQSSLIQQLLVALLSGGHVILEGVPGTGKTLLVKVLAQLIQGEFRRIQLTPDVLPSDITGTNIFDLNSRNFTLKKGPIFTEVLLADEINRTPPKTQAALLEAMEEMQVTLDGESLPLPDLFWVIATQNPLEFEGTYPLPEAQLDRFLFKLVVDYPDQAAEKQMLLNRQAGFAARRLDISRLKPIATIADILQARQAVKEVKVSEAIVDYLLALVRTSRQYPDLTLGASPRAAGAWLQTSQALAWLAGRDFVTPDDVKAVASPLLRHRLILKPEAMLDGLQIDAVIASVINQVPVPR; from the coding sequence ATGAGCGAAACTCATCCGATCTTAATTCGCCTTGGTCAAAGTCTTAATCAAGTAATTGTTGGACAATCTAGCCTAATACAACAACTTTTAGTAGCACTACTATCAGGTGGGCACGTAATTTTAGAAGGAGTACCGGGAACTGGTAAAACCCTCCTAGTAAAAGTGTTGGCGCAGTTAATTCAAGGGGAGTTTCGCCGGATTCAATTAACACCAGATGTTTTACCTTCAGATATTACTGGTACAAATATTTTTGATTTGAATAGCCGCAATTTCACTTTGAAAAAAGGGCCAATATTTACTGAAGTGCTGCTAGCAGACGAAATTAATCGTACTCCTCCCAAGACACAAGCGGCGCTACTAGAAGCAATGGAAGAGATGCAGGTAACGCTGGATGGTGAAAGTTTACCATTACCTGATTTATTTTGGGTGATTGCAACCCAAAATCCTCTTGAATTTGAAGGCACTTATCCCTTACCAGAAGCGCAGTTGGACAGATTTTTATTTAAGCTGGTGGTAGATTACCCCGACCAAGCTGCTGAAAAACAAATGTTACTCAATCGTCAGGCGGGTTTTGCAGCACGGCGTTTGGATATTAGCCGTTTAAAACCAATCGCAACAATCGCTGACATTTTGCAAGCACGACAAGCAGTCAAAGAAGTTAAAGTATCAGAAGCGATCGTTGATTATTTGTTGGCGTTGGTGAGAACATCACGTCAATATCCTGATTTAACTTTGGGCGCATCGCCTCGCGCCGCCGGTGCTTGGTTGCAAACATCTCAAGCCCTAGCTTGGTTAGCTGGAAGAGATTTTGTCACACCAGATGATGTTAAAGCAGTTGCATCGCCACTACTACGTCATCGCCTCATTTTGAAACCAGAAGCAATGCTGGATGGTTTACAAATTGATGCAGTAATTGCCTCGGTAATTAATCAAGTACCAGTTCCAAGATAA
- a CDS encoding ABC transporter ATP-binding protein, with amino-acid sequence MAQIVMQNQRGITSFQPLDVELRNVFKFFNQEPAVNGIDLDVRQGEFFSILGPSGCGKTTTLRLIAGFEIADAGKVLIQGQSMTNVPPYRRPVNTVFQSYALFNHLNVWNNIAFGLRLKKIPKSKIESRVQEALKLVKMESLRSRFPNQLSGGQQQRVALARALVNRPTVVLLDEPLGALDLKLRKEMQVELSNLHKDLGLTFVMVTHDQEEALCLSDRIAVMNQGKIEQVGTPSQIYERPCTSFVADFIGDTNLFSGEIVSVDSTNVQISTKTGLSIVISRTEDTPTELSQAVVVSVRPEKIQLSLYPPNLPANCFEGRLINVMYLGTHVNYVVELTNSISIHVLQPNTLGVLPDRDTPIYVWWAETDCLAICQ; translated from the coding sequence ATGGCTCAAATTGTCATGCAGAATCAGAGGGGGATAACAAGTTTTCAGCCACTTGATGTTGAACTGCGTAACGTCTTCAAGTTTTTTAACCAAGAACCAGCAGTAAATGGAATCGACTTGGATGTTAGACAAGGAGAATTTTTTAGTATTTTAGGCCCCTCCGGTTGTGGTAAAACAACAACACTGCGCTTAATTGCTGGGTTTGAAATCGCTGACGCTGGTAAGGTGCTGATTCAGGGTCAGTCTATGACTAATGTGCCGCCTTACCGCCGACCCGTCAATACTGTATTTCAAAGTTACGCTTTATTTAACCACCTAAATGTCTGGAATAACATCGCTTTTGGATTGCGGTTAAAAAAAATACCCAAATCGAAAATTGAATCTAGAGTCCAAGAGGCTTTAAAACTCGTGAAAATGGAAAGTTTGCGATCGCGCTTTCCCAATCAACTTTCTGGTGGTCAACAGCAGCGAGTTGCTTTAGCCAGGGCTTTAGTTAACCGTCCCACCGTTGTATTGTTAGATGAACCTTTAGGGGCGTTAGATTTAAAGCTACGTAAAGAAATGCAGGTTGAGTTATCAAATTTACATAAAGACTTGGGATTGACTTTTGTAATGGTGACACACGACCAAGAAGAAGCATTATGTTTGAGCGATCGCATTGCTGTGATGAATCAGGGCAAAATTGAACAAGTTGGTACTCCCAGCCAAATTTACGAACGTCCCTGCACGTCTTTTGTGGCTGATTTTATTGGCGATACTAATTTATTCAGTGGTGAAATTGTCTCGGTAGACTCCACCAATGTGCAAATTTCGACAAAAACAGGACTCTCAATTGTCATTAGCCGCACTGAAGATACACCAACCGAATTATCACAAGCTGTAGTCGTGAGTGTGCGTCCAGAAAAAATACAGCTTTCGCTTTATCCACCAAACTTGCCAGCTAACTGCTTTGAAGGACGGCTGATCAACGTTATGTATTTGGGTACACACGTTAATTATGTTGTGGAATTAACAAATAGCATTAGCATTCATGTGTTGCAACCGAATACTTTGGGCGTTTTACCAGACCGCGATACACCTATTTATGTCTGGTGGGCAGAAACCGATTGTTTAGCAATTTGTCAATAG